GGAGAAAAAGAACTTATAGACCAGCGCCCTCTGACACTACTTTGGGAAAGCTAATAAAAGAACAAAAAAAACGGAGTGCACTGAGGAGGTTCAGGCACCCCTAAAACTTATACTCTTTAGCAAATGTATTAGCAATTGTAGCGGTAGTCGGACTTGAACCAACGACACACAGATTATGATTCTGCCGCTCTAACCACCTGAGCTATACCGCCACAGGGAAAATGTTAAACTAGCGGGAGAAGGATTCGAACCTCCGACCTTTGGGTTATGAGCCCAACGAGATGACCTCTACTCTATCCCGCGATAAACCAAGAATCTATCAAACTCGTATATTTTTATACAAGGGAATAAAAAAGCTTTTTAGTGCATCCCAAGTGTTCTCAAAAGCTGCTCCCTCTTCTTGTAAAAATACTTTTCCCTTATGAACTAGATGTTCTCTCTCCTCAACATGATCTAAGAGGAAGATAACAGCATCCAAAATAGCATCTGTGTTGTGCACACACATCCCTACATGGGATTGCAATAAGCGCTCAGCAACTTCTGATTGAGAGGTGATGCATGGGCCAAAAAGTAACGGAACTTCGTTTTGTAATGGTTCTAACAAGTTATGCCCACCAATTTTTGGATCAAAGGTCCCTCCGACAAAAGCAACATCTCCAGCAGCATAAAGCTGCTGAAGAAGACCAATCTCATCTACAACAACAATAGGGGAATCATGAAAGGAAACTTTTTGACTCCACAACCCATAGGGTAAGTCGTACCTGCGTAAGCTCTCCTCAAGATCCTTAGTTTTTTCTATATGTCTGGGAACCCACAATACCTTAATGTTCTTTTGAAGCAGAGCTGCTATTGCTGGCAACCATTTCTCATCATCGCTTTTATGTGTAGAGCCTAACACTATAAGTTGCTCTTCAGAAGCAATCCCCAAGCGCTCCCTCCATTCCCCACGAATCTGTTTTTTTGAAGTAGAAGATTTTATATAGGTTTTGATGTTTCCTGTGATGTGCAGTTTCTTTTCAGCAATTCCTAAAGAGAGAAACCGCTGTTTATAAACAGCATCTTGAAGCAAAAAGAGATCCACAGGAGAAAAATAATTTTTCCCTAAGCGCATTAAAAACTTAAATCCCCGAGAAGACTCCTTGGAGATTCTTCCATTCACAACTACAATGGCAGCCCCAGCCCTCTTTGCCTCCTGAACAAGATTAAACCAACAATCCCCTTCAGAGAATACCATTAAGGAGGGAGATAACTTACGCACTAAAGGGTTTATAATTAAGCTAAAGTCTAAAGGCAAAATGGAAACAGTTGCTCCCATAGGGCAATATAACTGCTCTGCCTGCTTCACTCCAGCTTCACTACATGCCGTCACTACTACCCGCCATTCGGGAAACTCCTCAAAAAAACGCTCGATAATAGGGTAAAGTAAACGGATCTCCCCTACAGAAGCTCCATGAAACCATACCAAAGGCCCTAATCCCGGCACAACGGGCTTTTTTATCCCAAAGCGAACAGCTATAGAACGCTTATATTTCCCATACACAAGCATTTTATATGCTATCTTAGGGAACGCTAAAATAAAGGCAAAAATTAACGCAACATCATAGAAATACCCAAATGTTCGATAGAAGAAACGCTTCATCACACAACAAAATTCACTAACTTATTTGGAACAAAAATCTCTTTTTTAATTAAGACATCTTGCAGATACTTATCAACAGCCTTCCTAGCCAAAAGGAGAACCTCATCTTTAGGAAGATCCTTATCCAATTTTAAACACCCACGTAACTTACCATTTACCTGAACTACCATTGTTACTAAAGAGTCCTGGAGATAGCGCTCCTCTGTCTGTGGCCATAAAGCACGATCTATTCCTGCATCATTTCCCAAATAAACCCAAAGCTCTTCGCTAATATGGGGAGCTATAGGGGCTAACACCCTAACTGCCAAAGCCAAGGCAGCCTTAGAATAGACAGGAAGCTTAAGGAAGTGGTTCAAAAACTCCATAAAATTCGAGGGAATCGTATTTAACGAAAGTTTTTCAATATCCTCTGTTACACGATGTACAAGCTTATAGGCCAGAGCTAAGCCCTGCTGATCATCCACATCTTGAACCTTCGAAGAAGTTACCAACTCAAAAAATCGGTTAAGGAAACGTCGACAACCTGCAACCCCCTGATTTGACCAAAGTTTGTTCTTATCCAAAGGTCCTGAAAACATCGCATACATCCGTAATGCATCCGCACCATACTCCTCAATAAGAGTCTGAGGATCCACACCGTTAAGCTTGGATTTTGACATCTTTTCCTGTCGCACCAATACAGGCTCTCCAGAAGCAGTCTTCCATACGCCATTTTCCTCATGTACCTCTTCAGGATAGACATACCCCTTCCCAGGTAAGCGATAAGAAGTTGCTAGTACGAGTCCTTGGTTTACAAGCTTCTGGAAAGGTTCTTTTGTCGAAACCAGCCCTCCATCATAAAATACCCGATGCCAAAACCTCGCATATAATAAATGAAGAACAGCATGCTCAGCGCCTCCAATATACAGGTCCACAGGCATCCAATAAGACTCCTTTTCCTTAGACCAAGGTGACAATAAGTTATGGGCATCACAAAAACGCAGATAATACCAACATGACCCCGCCCACTGAGGCATCGTATGAGTCTCCCTCCTTCCCTTCTTTCCAGTTTTGCTATCAATAATGTCTACCCAATCTTTAGCTTTTGCTAAAGGCCCTAGACCAAATCCTTCAGGGCGGTAATCTTCAATATCAGGAGGTAATAAGGGAAGCTCATCATCTTCCAAAGGACGGCTCGTACCATCTTCAAAATGCACAATAGGAATCGGCTCTCCCCAATACCTTTGGCGAGAAAACAGCCAATCCCGCAACTTATACATTACCTTTGCTTCTCCTAAACCTAAGCGCTCCAAATAACGTATAACATACTCTCGAGCTTCCTGCCCACACAAACCGTCCAAGCAAAACTCACCAAAGCTACTGTGTATACAATAGCCTTCACTATTGATCACTTCATGAATCGGGAGGGAAAAGGTCTCAGCAAACTCACGATCTCTCTCATCATGCCCAGGGACCCCCATTACCACGCCTGACCCATAGCCCAAAATAACGTAGTCTGCAATCCAAATAGGAATCTCCTCGTGAGTAATAGGATGCTTAGCATACCTTCCTGTAAATACCCCGCTCTTGCGCTTTACAGTACTGATACGGTCTCTCTCACTTCTTCCTAAAACCTCTTGAACATAGCTCTCCACTTCAGCTTTTTTCTCTGGCAAGACAATTTTCTCAACCAAGGGATGCTCAGGAGCAAGCACAAGAAAGCTCACTCCACAAAGCGTATCCGGACGCGTAGAAAACACCTCTAGATTTTCTCCAGAATCCATAAAGAAGCGAATCAAGGCTCCTTTAGACTTTCCTATCCAGTTCCTTTGTAATTGCTTTACACTCTCGGGCCAATCAAGATCATCCAGTCCTTCTAAAAGCTTATCTGCATATGCGGTAATCTTTAAAATCCACTGTCTTAGCATCCTGCGCTCTACAGGATACCCTCCTTCTATAGAAAGGCCATCTTCCACTTCCTCGTTAGAAAGTACAGTGCCTAGTTGGGGGCAATAATTTACAGCCATATCTGCCATGTAGGCAAGACCCTGCTGATAAAGATAAAGAAAGAGCTTTTGTGTCCAGTGGTAGTACTCGGCATCACTCGTAGCAAACTCCCTATCCTCATCATAAGAAAAGCCCATGGCAGAAAGCTGCACTTTAAAATTTTCTATATTCTTCTTTGTTGTTAATTTAGGATGTGTCCCTGTTCTTATTGCATATTGCTCTGCAGGCAAACCAAAGCTATCCCACCCCATAGGATGCAAAACCGAAAACCCCCGAGCTCTTTTGTAGCGTGCAAGAATATCCGTTGCAGTATAGCCAATTAAGTGGCCAACATGCAAACCTGCGCCAGAAGGATAAGGAAACATATCCAAAACGTAGTACTTTTCCTTACTTGTATCCTCTATAGCTCGAAAAGTTTTGTTCTCCTTCCAAAACTTCTGCCACTTTTTTTCAATCAAGCTGGGGTCATAATGCATAAGAAAACCTAAGAAACTACCTTTTTTAAAAAATTTCTAAAGATAGTGTACTTCCCCTCTGGAGAAAAAACAAGAACCTTTGCATTTTTGAAAAACTCAATAAAAATAAAAAACTATTTTTTATAGTTTTTACTATCTAGTCCACGCATTGACAAAAAAGTAATGTGATTTTAACCTTTTACCAGCATTTTTATTAAAGCTCATGAGTTGTTCGTGAAGTATTTTGCTGCTCTAGTTTCGTTTTTGTCCCTGGCTATTACCACGGCAATAGGGACAGCATCCATTCCAGGATTCCCAGACGTTCCCGAAGATCTACTTAAAGTTTCCTCCGAAATTATTGACTCCCAAGAAATCTGCACTGCAATTAATATTTATAGTCGAGGGTATAACCTTATCGGAGTATTTCATCTTCCTACCACACAAATGCCTGCGGGGGGGTTCCCTACTGTACTCCTATTTCACGGCTTTAGAGGAAGCAAATACGGTGGTGCCTCCCATCCCTATAGAAAATTAGCTCAAAAGCTTGCGCAAAATGGCATTGCTTGTATTCGCGTGGATATGGCGGGATGTGGGGATAGTGAAGGTCATGCAGAGTCTATAGAGATCAGAACATATTTAGCCAATGGCGAAGATATCCTAGCTGCTGTTAGCAATTATCCTGAAGTTAACCCCTTTAGGTTAGGAGCTGCAGGTTTCTCTCTAGGATGTCATACAGCTCTTCACTTGGCTAGTTTGTATGAACCTTCTCACTTTACATTAAAATCTCTCAGTCTTTGGGCTCCTATTGCAGATGGGGGGATCCTCTTAAAAGAACTCTATGATCAATACAAATTAAATAAGGAAAATGCAGCAGCTATTGGCAAAGGCTTCGGTATAGGTCCTCTTCCTCTTGTAGTTCGCCCTCGTGATATTGAGGACTTATTAAAAATCCAGGATCATGTTGTAGCAAATTCCCTTCCTACGCGTCCCTACATCCTTCATCAACAAGGAGAAAAGGATGATATTGTCTCTCTCACTCAAAGATCTCTGTTTCAAAAGACGGCTCCTGGAAAAATGAGTTTCCAAGTGTACCAAGATACCGGACATAGTATCGAAGATTCCCCTTACTTTGATGAAATTATGCAAGAGATCATCACCCACTTCACTCGGACTCTATAACACCCTAGGAATTTAAAAAATAAAGTGCAAATCCACTCTTGATTCCTCGCAATTTTTTATTTATATTATAGGAATTTTCCTCTCCTGCACATTGAGAACAATATGACGGATATTTTAGTCATAGGAGCCAATCCCACAGGTCTTGCGTTGGCAAATATGCTGATACAACACGAGATCTCAGTTAAAGTTATAGATCATCGCAGTTCTCCAGAAGAACCCAGCTTATTAGATTGTCGGAATCTTCCTGTAATCCTGTCCTGTTCCGCCTTAGAGCTTCTTCATAATGGTGGCATCTTACAAGACTTCTTAAAAACTCAGCATAAAATCTTCGGAGCCCGCTATCATTGGAAAAAGCGCTCGCTCCTGTTTAAGTTTAATCAGACTAACAACTCTCCTACTCCCTTTTCTATAATCACTACATACCAAGAACTTGAAACGCATTTAAGGGAAGTCTTTATTCAGAGAGGAGGAGTCATTGATTGGGCAACACGCCCTGTTACTCTCATCGAAGATAGCATCTTTATTGAAAACGTAACTTCATCGCAGAACTTCGAAAAACGAGAAATTTATAATCCTAAATGGATTATTGCTTGTGAAGCAGACGCTGATCCTGACATCAAAGACTTACTTAAGTCTCATATCAAGCGTAAAACCCATAAGGAAACTTTCTTTGCACACTGTCATGAGGGGCAGCCTTTTGAAGAAAGCCACGTCCATCTTATCCCCCTTACAAAGCTTTTCTTAAATTTTGTTTTCTTCAATCCTATAGAAAAAACCAAGCAACTTTACCTTCCTTACATGCTCTCTCCTAAGCTTAAAGAAAAGCTCCGCTATACATATAATCTTAATATTGCTGAGGAATTCTCTCACATTAAGGCTACTCTCAATGTTTTGCCTGCAGAGCATGGGAATATCTTGTTCTTAGGTCAGCTTGCCCAAAGTCTATCTTTTTCCTACGTTAACGGGATTAATGCAAACATTCACGCTGCTTTTAACCTCGCTTGGAAACTGATTCCTGTATTAAAACAAGCTGCATCAAAATACCTGATCAAAGTTAAAGAACAGCGTAATGGAAATCTTCTTCCTCTGTTTAGTGAAAAAATAGAAAGAAGAACAAAGAAACTCCCGTTTTCTAGCATCTATGCTCCAGCGCTGATGTATTATTTTCTCAAGGGATGCCGGCAGCTAGATCACATAGGCGGGGAATATTACTACCCCCCACACAAAGCCTTAAAGTACCGCTCTAGCGACCTAATCAAAATCTCTCCTCAAGATAAAGAAATTCAAGGCCCTGGGCCAGGAATGCGTGCTGCTGATATCCAATTAGAAAATGGAACGTTTCTTTTAGATCCCCTTCATGGGACAAAGCACCAGCTAATTTTCTTTAAAGATCGTGAGGATCTTTACCAGGCCCTAAAAGAAGAGTATGGCGAATGGATCGAGGTTACTGTAGTCAAGGATCCCAAAGTCTTCAAACTCTATCATGCCAATCCTAACTCCTTATTTATCATCCGGCCAGACCGCTACATTGGCTATAGAACTCACGAGTTTAAGCTACACGAGCTAATCTCTTATCTACTTAGAATCTTCGCTGCTGAACAGATACCTTAAACTTAAGAGGAGACTCTCTTCTTCTTTCGTTGATAAAATCTCGTTTCTCCGTTGAAGAAGCTTTTGTTTTCTTTCTCCGAGTTTCTTCAACTCCTCCTTAAGCTTAATAATGTTTAAGCTTCCTTCTTTTAAGAGTTCTCCAACAGATTTCTCTTTTACTTGAACATACTGAGATACCCTAGAGGAACTCTGACAGATTCCTTGGATCTCTTGAGCACGTTTAGCATCAATGTTTACTTGACACTCTACTTCTCTGCATAACAACCTAAGAACTTCAATAGGAACATCTTCAAGCTTATCCAAACACACAGGTAAATCAACCTCAGGTTGGCCTGAAGGCGAAGTTCCTGCAGACTTTACTATCTCTAAAAGCTCTTTCTGCACATTACAATGAGGCCCTTTTTTTATCTGCTCTTGGAAAATACTACGAGCTATCTTTAATGATAGGTTACATTGTTGACTGAATGAAACATCTATACCTTCTGTAAGAATTTGTTCTGCAGCATACAACTCCTCCATAAGTCCTGCAGCTTGTTTATACTTTTCACTGCTAGAAGAATATGCATATGCCTGCCCCTCTAGAGGCTCTTGAACCTTTAAATAAGAAGATAATGCTGTCAGTGCCCTCGCATAGTCTTGAGAAGAAGGTTTATCATTATTTGTTATTTCCTGTTGCAAAGCCTCCAGCTGCTCTTTAGCCTTACGGGCTAAGGCTTTACCACTTCCTGCCACATCTGAAGAAAACCTTAAGAACGGAGATAAATCCTCCAACCCAGAAACACTTAATATCCCTTGACATCCTTCAAGAATTGCTTCAGCATTCTGCCCATCTAAAGCTTTGCGGGTTTTCACTTCAAAATCATCCCTAAGCCGCACTTGACATGTTCCAGAACATGCTCCAAGCTCCAACTGGGCCTCTAAAAGAGAAAAATTCCCCGCTGAAACAATCTCAGAAATCTTCTCTCGGAATACCCTCTTAGCATTCTCCCTCTTCTTGGGATCTCTGCAAATTATCCTAGATAACGTATTCAGCTCTTGAATCTGATCAGAAAAATCCGAATCTGCAGCGGGGGGGATCTTTTCAGCAGCCTTTTGAATCGCAGCTAAAAGTATAGCGCGCACAGTAAGAAAATGAGTCATTTTTTCCGAGATCCTTTGAAGATCTTTCTGCTTTGACTCCGCATGCTTTTCAAGAGTTTTGGAATTGTTCTGTTCTCTCTCCCAAGTTGCCTGCTCCGTACATAACTTAAGAAGCTCGTTAGTTCTTACTTCTTCCTGATACTCCAGCAATTTTAACTCTTGCTCAATAACATCTTCGACCAAGAAACTCTCCGCCTGTAAAGTTTCCCTATGATCCCTTGTCAAAGAAGCTACTTTTGAACTTACATTTTCTTTAGGGAAAGCCTTCTTCATGCGTGTATTCAACATATCCGCATCTTTACGCAGCTCTTTCAATACATTTTGGAAAGTCTTTGTTTTTCTTCCCGGAGAACCATCAAGATCTCTAATGACCTCTCTAGCCCAAGCTTGCTCAAACCCCTCTAAACCTAAAGAATCCTGTAAGGCAATAAGATGATCAAGATTCTCATTTTCAAACTCCGAAGGAAGAATTTTTGTCGCTGGGATTAACTTCTGTACAGTTTCTATAACTCGAGCATCAAAAAATTTTTTCTCCATAAAGTAGCCCATAGCCATAGGAACAAGGCGCATACAAACAGTAAGGACTCCGAGGGCAACCATAATCCAAACTATCTGTGTAGACACAAAAGCTATACCAAGAGCCATAGCGACTAAACTAAGAATACCATTTACCAAAGCTTCAGAAAAAATCCACTTGTTAATCGTCTCCTTCACCCCTCGTAAGAACTTCTCTAAACTCTCATGCCGAATAGTTACATAATTTCTATATTCCCGAGCTAACCCCTCTGCAAAGCCCTCTTCCGTCTCTAAGTTAGTTTTCCCAACAACAAAGGGCGTAGCGCTACTCTTTCCCTTCTCTCCAAGGCTAGCAGCTTGCAAAGACTCCTGAAGATTTAAGAACTTACGTGAACTGTGCTCATGTATAGCGCTGAAAAGACTAGAGGCACTCGAAAGGATGTTACCCGTTTGAAAATCTGCAGCGTTTCTAAAAACACCGTTAAAACTCTCTATCCCAGAAATAATTGCATTTAAGCCTTGTATCCCTTCTTGAATCAAAGTGGAAAGATCTTTCCCTTGCATTTCATGCTGTATAGAACGCAGAGCCTGAGACTTTGCTTTAAATTCCCTTTCCCTCTGTTTTCGTCTTGCATCTAAAGTTTTTTCCCGAGTTGTCAACGCTGACAACAGTAAACTCCCTCCTGAAACACCTTCATTACAGACTATTTCATTAAGAGAGCGCACGCTAGAACTCAGTATTGCAAGCTCTTCTAACAGCACACGATACTCTTCAAACAACTTCTTAAGTTCTTCTGAAGACAGCGCTTCAGAAGCTATTTTCTTAGACTGTTTTTTTAAGTATTTCTCGCAATCCTTTAAAAACCCTACTGTTGACTCTGTCCCCTTATCAAAGGTCTTCACCTTAAACATCTGAGTCTCAAATTCAGAAAACAGAGAGGAGAAATCCTGAAGTAATACCTTACTCAACCGGGACTCTTGTAACTTTGTATACTTACCTTCTAAAAAACTCAAAGACTTACGTATAAGAGCAATAGAATGCAAAGCATTTTGTTTTTCCTGAAGAACCTCTTCAAACGGTTTATTAGAAACTGCTCCCCAACTATCTTCAAGGACACGCTTTTCTATGCGTTCTAAATTGCATTTTAAAGCGACAAACTGACTTTCTGGATGTTTACGTAAAACTGCTTCAACGTCATAACAAGCTCCCTTCCCACATTGAACTGCCCCTCGAACCTTATCTAGAAAACTTCCAATATCTCCTAAATTAATCAAAGCCAATACCAAAGCTTTCTCAGCTTTTTCTATAACAACGCTAGGACTATCTGAAGAACTACATCCTACCTTGAGACGAATTTTCTTACACTCTTCACGCAATCGCCTTAGGAGTCCCTTTAGCACGAGTTCATTATTCGAATTCGATAAAGCATCATCCTGAGACATCAAAGCTGTGGCTCGAGAAATCCCTAAAAGCAAACCTAATCTAGCTTCATTGCAGGCATCATGTGTTCCAAGCTTATGACACAAATCTTGTATGCGCTGAACATGCCTTGTATCCCCGCTGATAAATAACTCGAATAAATTCCCAAGAGCTTCAAAATCACTCAAGCACTGAGAAGAATACAAGGAAGCCAGTAACGAAGATATCTTTTTAAAAGTATTTGCAGCAAAGTCTAGTAAAGGAATCCCTTTCTCCATAAACTGCTTTGTAGTTGCTGATATTGGATGCAAAGCTACTAGGGTTTCACTACGCAAAAAACGACGCTGCATGCGATCAAGACTCCGCCTAGCCTCTACACCTACCTGAGTAGCATATCCACAAATTCCAAGGATATTTCTTGCAAGATCTATATAACTTCCCGGAGGGAGCGCTTGAGGATCCACCCCCGCTGCAAGTAAAGAGCTTTGCTTTACAGCTTCAATAGCGTCATTCCCCGCCCCTCCATTCATAATCTCTACTTTAGCAGCTTTAACATCATTAATATACTTACCCCACTCTGCCATGCTTGGCCCTGAGTCTAATCCGACCAGCATGCTCGTTTGATGACGCTTAGGCAGATCTCCCGCGAAATTCAAAACATTATCTAACTGTGCACCACCATCAAACACAGCTTTTAGTTTACCAAGTCCCTTCTGGAGCTTCTCTTTAAAGCCTAATTTTTTCTTAGGCAATTCTATGTTGTACTTATAAAGTGTAGACTGTGCTAAAGAAGGATACTGACTTAATAATTGTTGCCGATATACTTGAAGCGCACGATACTTCAAGCGAATCGCATTACACTTATTTCTTAACTTACTCCCCGCAATACCAGTAATCAGCCCCACGCCAATTCCTGTAACTATAGGGATCCAGAGAGGAATTCCAAACAACATGCTTAAAGGCAAGGCAAACGCTACAGCCATTCCTATGATAGTCACAATAACTAACGCAACCTTATACAGGCGCAGCTGTCTGACCTCTGTAGCATCCATACGCTCAAGCTCATCATTCAATGCTTCTATAAGCTGACGATGCGTAGTTAAGTGAGAGCGAGGCCCCGTGATCTCGCGATCCAGTGAGGGCGCCTCACTAATCCAGGGGAAAGAGGCACTAATCCCAGAAGACATGTTATCCTTAATGTTATAATATTTTTTAAAAGAGAAACAATTGTAACAAGAAGAACGCTTATATTAAAGTTAAAAATTAAATGGAAACTACAGAAAATAAGAGGGATTAAAGAAAAGAAGACGATTTATAAAGAACAATAACAAACAAAAAAATTAATAATTATAAAGAATCTTTTGTAAAGAATCTTGATCTAACAAGGGAATCCCGAGTTCTTGAGCTTTTTTGAGTTTTGAGCCTGGATCTTCTCCTACAACAAGATAATCTGTTTGTTTAGAAACAGACGAAGAAACCTTACCTCCACAATTTCGAATAGTTCTTTCAATATCCGAGCGTGTTATCCCCGCAAAAGCTCCTGTAATCACAAAAGTTTTTCCTTGGCAGATAGAACTGCTCTTATGGCTGGGAGCAACTTTAACTCCAAAATCCAACATTTTCTCTATTTCTTCTAAATGTTTAGGGTTTTCGAAATACTCTTTAATAGAAACGGCGACCTTATCTCCAATACCCTCGATTTCTAGAAGCTCCTCCTCTGAGGCTGAAATGACCCTCTCCAAGCTTCCAAAATGTTCTGCTAATGAAGATGCGACTCCTATCCCAACATAAGGGATACCCAAAGCAACAAGAAAACGATCCAAAAAGACGTTTTTTGCTTTTTCTATGCTCTTTAAAATATTCGTAACAGACTTCTCTCGAAATCCAGGCACTTGCAGCAGATCCCTTTTTGTAAGTGAAAATATGTCCGAACAAGAATGTAACAAGCCCATATCAAAAAGCTTGTTAATTACTTTTTCTCCTAAATATTCTATATCTAGAGCAGAACGCCCCGCAAAAAAGCGGATCTTTTCAATAGTACCCCCACTACAAGTGGGATTCATACAACGCACACAAACCTTATTCCCTTCACGAACAACATCCCCATGACATATGGGACAATGTTCTGGCATCTGCCAAGATTGAGAATCTTCTGGGCGCTTCCCTAAAACCACGCCCACAACTTTAGGAATAACTTCTCCCCCCTTTTCTAAGACTACAGTGTCACCAATGCGGATATCCTTCCTTCGAATCTCTTCCTCATTATATAAGGATGCTCGAGAAATCAAAGATCCCGACAGAAAGACCGGCCGCAACTTCGCCACGGGAGTAAGAACCCCCGTTCTTCCCACCTGGACTAAAATATCTTCAAGAACGGTTTCTGCTTGTTCTGGAGCATATTTATAAGCTAAAGCCCAACGATAATGCTTCCCAGTGCTACCTAAACTCTGTTGATCCTTGATACTATCGACCTTAATGACTACCCCGTCAATCTCCATAGGCAACTGAGATCGCAATTGTTTTATCTCTTCTAAGAAAACAAAAACCTCTTCCTTAGAGCGACATAACCTAGGCATCCCTTGAACAGAGAGTCCCCATTGACGACAGCACTCAAGGCTATCGCAATGAGAATCACTCAATTCCTCTGCCAACACAGAATAAATAGAAATTTCTAGTTTTCTCTCTGCCACTTTCTCTGCAGATAATAACTTCAAGGTCCCCCCTGCAGCATTGCGAGGATTTGCAAATTCTGGTTTCTTTAATGCCCTTTGCTTTGCATTAATCTCATCAAACACAGCTCTTTTAAAGAACACCTCACCACGAACCTCTAAAAACTCAGGGGACTCCTCCGGAAGACGTAAGGGCAATGCTCGAATTGTTCGGATATTGGTCGTAATATCCTCCCCTTGTTTTCCATTTCCACGGCTCATTGCTTGCACTAAAATGCGATCTTCATAGCGTATAGCTACAGCAATGCCATCGATTTTCAATTCTATAGTATAATAAGGGACATGACCTAAGCTCTTCTCCACTCTGGAGAAAAACTCCTCCAATTCTTCTTCAGA
This genomic stretch from Chlamydia pecorum E58 harbors:
- a CDS encoding FAD-dependent oxidoreductase — its product is MTDILVIGANPTGLALANMLIQHEISVKVIDHRSSPEEPSLLDCRNLPVILSCSALELLHNGGILQDFLKTQHKIFGARYHWKKRSLLFKFNQTNNSPTPFSIITTYQELETHLREVFIQRGGVIDWATRPVTLIEDSIFIENVTSSQNFEKREIYNPKWIIACEADADPDIKDLLKSHIKRKTHKETFFAHCHEGQPFEESHVHLIPLTKLFLNFVFFNPIEKTKQLYLPYMLSPKLKEKLRYTYNLNIAEEFSHIKATLNVLPAEHGNILFLGQLAQSLSFSYVNGINANIHAAFNLAWKLIPVLKQAASKYLIKVKEQRNGNLLPLFSEKIERRTKKLPFSSIYAPALMYYFLKGCRQLDHIGGEYYYPPHKALKYRSSDLIKISPQDKEIQGPGPGMRAADIQLENGTFLLDPLHGTKHQLIFFKDREDLYQALKEEYGEWIEVTVVKDPKVFKLYHANPNSLFIIRPDRYIGYRTHEFKLHELISYLLRIFAAEQIP
- the waaA gene encoding lipid IV(A) 3-deoxy-D-manno-octulosonic acid transferase, with product MKRFFYRTFGYFYDVALIFAFILAFPKIAYKMLVYGKYKRSIAVRFGIKKPVVPGLGPLVWFHGASVGEIRLLYPIIERFFEEFPEWRVVVTACSEAGVKQAEQLYCPMGATVSILPLDFSLIINPLVRKLSPSLMVFSEGDCWFNLVQEAKRAGAAIVVVNGRISKESSRGFKFLMRLGKNYFSPVDLFLLQDAVYKQRFLSLGIAEKKLHITGNIKTYIKSSTSKKQIRGEWRERLGIASEEQLIVLGSTHKSDDEKWLPAIAALLQKNIKVLWVPRHIEKTKDLEESLRRYDLPYGLWSQKVSFHDSPIVVVDEIGLLQQLYAAGDVAFVGGTFDPKIGGHNLLEPLQNEVPLLFGPCITSQSEVAERLLQSHVGMCVHNTDAILDAVIFLLDHVEEREHLVHKGKVFLQEEGAAFENTWDALKSFFIPLYKNIRV
- a CDS encoding alpha/beta hydrolase; this encodes MKYFAALVSFLSLAITTAIGTASIPGFPDVPEDLLKVSSEIIDSQEICTAINIYSRGYNLIGVFHLPTTQMPAGGFPTVLLFHGFRGSKYGGASHPYRKLAQKLAQNGIACIRVDMAGCGDSEGHAESIEIRTYLANGEDILAAVSNYPEVNPFRLGAAGFSLGCHTALHLASLYEPSHFTLKSLSLWAPIADGGILLKELYDQYKLNKENAAAIGKGFGIGPLPLVVRPRDIEDLLKIQDHVVANSLPTRPYILHQQGEKDDIVSLTQRSLFQKTAPGKMSFQVYQDTGHSIEDSPYFDEIMQEIITHFTRTL
- the ligA gene encoding NAD-dependent DNA ligase LigA, whose amino-acid sequence is MCPGSEVSDSQEYYLELCQELEKHDYQYYVLHAPLISDYDYDMKMRELQLIEKQHPEWRVPWSPTLRLGDRPSGELEIVDHKYPMLSIANGYSEEELEEFFSRVEKSLGHVPYYTIELKIDGIAVAIRYEDRILVQAMSRGNGKQGEDITTNIRTIRALPLRLPEESPEFLEVRGEVFFKRAVFDEINAKQRALKKPEFANPRNAAGGTLKLLSAEKVAERKLEISIYSVLAEELSDSHCDSLECCRQWGLSVQGMPRLCRSKEEVFVFLEEIKQLRSQLPMEIDGVVIKVDSIKDQQSLGSTGKHYRWALAYKYAPEQAETVLEDILVQVGRTGVLTPVAKLRPVFLSGSLISRASLYNEEEIRRKDIRIGDTVVLEKGGEVIPKVVGVVLGKRPEDSQSWQMPEHCPICHGDVVREGNKVCVRCMNPTCSGGTIEKIRFFAGRSALDIEYLGEKVINKLFDMGLLHSCSDIFSLTKRDLLQVPGFREKSVTNILKSIEKAKNVFLDRFLVALGIPYVGIGVASSLAEHFGSLERVISASEEELLEIEGIGDKVAVSIKEYFENPKHLEEIEKMLDFGVKVAPSHKSSSICQGKTFVITGAFAGITRSDIERTIRNCGGKVSSSVSKQTDYLVVGEDPGSKLKKAQELGIPLLDQDSLQKILYNY
- the leuS gene encoding leucine--tRNA ligase, with amino-acid sequence MHYDPSLIEKKWQKFWKENKTFRAIEDTSKEKYYVLDMFPYPSGAGLHVGHLIGYTATDILARYKRARGFSVLHPMGWDSFGLPAEQYAIRTGTHPKLTTKKNIENFKVQLSAMGFSYDEDREFATSDAEYYHWTQKLFLYLYQQGLAYMADMAVNYCPQLGTVLSNEEVEDGLSIEGGYPVERRMLRQWILKITAYADKLLEGLDDLDWPESVKQLQRNWIGKSKGALIRFFMDSGENLEVFSTRPDTLCGVSFLVLAPEHPLVEKIVLPEKKAEVESYVQEVLGRSERDRISTVKRKSGVFTGRYAKHPITHEEIPIWIADYVILGYGSGVVMGVPGHDERDREFAETFSLPIHEVINSEGYCIHSSFGEFCLDGLCGQEAREYVIRYLERLGLGEAKVMYKLRDWLFSRQRYWGEPIPIVHFEDGTSRPLEDDELPLLPPDIEDYRPEGFGLGPLAKAKDWVDIIDSKTGKKGRRETHTMPQWAGSCWYYLRFCDAHNLLSPWSKEKESYWMPVDLYIGGAEHAVLHLLYARFWHRVFYDGGLVSTKEPFQKLVNQGLVLATSYRLPGKGYVYPEEVHEENGVWKTASGEPVLVRQEKMSKSKLNGVDPQTLIEEYGADALRMYAMFSGPLDKNKLWSNQGVAGCRRFLNRFFELVTSSKVQDVDDQQGLALAYKLVHRVTEDIEKLSLNTIPSNFMEFLNHFLKLPVYSKAALALAVRVLAPIAPHISEELWVYLGNDAGIDRALWPQTEERYLQDSLVTMVVQVNGKLRGCLKLDKDLPKDEVLLLARKAVDKYLQDVLIKKEIFVPNKLVNFVV